A genomic stretch from Falco naumanni isolate bFalNau1 chromosome 6, bFalNau1.pat, whole genome shotgun sequence includes:
- the KBTBD11 gene encoding kelch repeat and BTB domain-containing protein 11 — MEGSGAAEEEESGVGHGAPPPPPPPTPAAPCGFSSSLCFSASAAEPQPPAAGGRVVESQWEINNATCQPEEEEEEAVGTRDRPAEEPDLVIEVSGRRIRAHKSVLAAKSDYFRARASRDVLRVKGVSYGALRLLIDYVYTARMGEVRHDNLAEVVSGARVLQMPCALHCAAEAMRAQLRLNNCYQLLCLAKKQRLAELREAAYRFMSDHYLEVLREPSVYGRLSGTERDLILQRRVEAGRPCLLVAEVSDAFERLGGGSRPQSRESSRPQSPSSVVSLEESGSLIHCYQEASGEWRVLTRLPEEANAKGCAMCVLHNYLFLAGGIVAGPAGGEPRARLSDKVFCYNPLTDTWSQVRPLAQPRSQLKLLALDGYLYAVGGECLFTVERYDPRADRWSPVAPLPKGAFAVAHEATTCNGEIYVSGGSLFYRLLKYDPKRDEWQECPYNSSRRRSADMVAFKSFIYRFDVSSGRGGEQGPGGGTAGGVEVFRYNTVAKRWSQCASLRPSGGPIQPFRCAPLGNTIYCVNRTGTLRFSLAQDGEVEADGGLKGTFDGELLKAPLDAKGVLLPFVLTLPERLDKAGDQEGSLPL, encoded by the coding sequence ATGGAGGGCAGCGGCGCggccgaggaggaggagagcgGGGTTGGGCacggcgccccgccgccgccaccgccgcccaCCCCGGCCGCCCCCTGCGGCTTCagctcctccctctgcttcagCGCCTCCGCAGCCGAGCCGCAGCCGCCCGCTGCTGGCGGCCGGGTGGTGGAGAGCCAGTGGGAGATCAACAACGCCACCTGCcagccagaggaggaggaagaggaggcggTGGGGACACGGGACCGGCCGGCGGAGGAGCCCGACCTAGTGATCGAGGTGTCGGGGCGTCGCATCCGGGCGCACAAGTCGGTGCTGGCGGCCAAGAGCGACTACTTTCGTGCCCGCGCCTCACGGGACGTCCTGCGGGTGAAAGGGGTGAGCTACGGGGCACTGCGGCTCCTTATCGACTACGTGTACACAGCCCGCATGGGCGAGGTGCGGCATGACAACCTGGCCGAGGTGGTGAGCGGCGCCCGCGTCCTCCAGATGCCTTGTGCGCTGCACTGTGCTGCCGAGGCCATGCGCGCCCAGCTCCGCCTCAACAACTGCTACCAGCTCCTCTGCCTGGCCAAGAAGCAGCGGCTGGCAGAGCTGCGGGAGGCCGCCTACCGCTTCATGAGTGACCACTACCTGGAGGTGCTGCGGGAGCCCAGTGTCTATGGCCGCCTCAGTGGCACTGAGCGGGACCTCATTCTGCAGCGACGCGTGGAGGCCGGCCGACCTTGCTTGCTGGTGGCCGAGGTTAGTGATGCCTTCGAGCGGCTGGGTGGTGGCAGCCGGCCACAGAGCCGCGAGAGCAGCCGGCCGCAGAGCCCCTCCTCTGTGGTGTCACTGGAGGAGAGTGGCTCCCTTATCCACTGCTACCAGGAGGCCAGCGGTGAGTGGAGAGTGCTCACACGCCTGCCTGAGGAGGCCAATGCCAAGGGCTGTGCCATGTGCGTCCTCCACAACTACCTCTTCCTAGCAGGGGGCATAGTGGCGGGGCCAGCAGGCGGTGAGCCCCGGGCCCGTCTTTCTGACAAGGTCTTTTGCTACAACCCCCTCACCGACACCTGGAGCCAGGTGCGGCCCCTGGCTCAGCCCCGCTCACAGCTCAAGCTGCTGGCCCTGGATGGTTACCTCTATGCTGTGGGGGGCGAGTGCCTATTCACCGTGGAGAGGTATGACCCACGGGCTGACCGCTGGAGCCCTGTGGCACCCCTGCCCAAGGGTGCTTTTGCTGTGGCTCATGAGGCCACCACCTGCAATGGAGAGATCTATGTGTCAGGAGGCTCTCTCTTCTACCGCCTGCTCAAATATGACCCCAAGCGTGACGAGTGGCAGGAGTGCCCTTACAACAGCAGCCGACGGCGCTCTGCTGACATGGTGGCCTTCAAGAGCTTCATCTACCGCTTTGATGTGAGCAGTGGCCgtggtggggagcagggccCAGGTGGTGGGACTGCAGGCGGTGTCGAAGTTTTCCGGTACAACACTGTGGCCAAGCGCTGGAGCCAGTGTGCCAGCCTGCGGCCCAGTGGTGGCCCCATCCAGCCCTTCCGCTGTGCCCCCTTGGGCAACACCATCTACTGTGTCAACCGGACCGGCACCCTCCGCTTCAGCCTAGCCCAGGACGGTGAGGTGGAAGCGGATGGTGGGCTCAAGGGCACCTTTGATGGGGAGCTTCTTAAAGCTCCCTTGGATGCCAAGGGTGTCCTCCTACCCTTCGTGCTCACCTTGCCTGAGAGGCTGGACAAAGCAGGGGACCAGGAGGGCTCCCTCCCCCTGTGA